One part of the uncultured Celeribacter sp. genome encodes these proteins:
- a CDS encoding aminodeoxychorismate/anthranilate synthase component II — translation MLLLIDNYDSFTYNLVHYIGELGWQANVVRNDALNVQEAMALRPSGIVLSPGPCTPAEAGICVPLVHAAAEAGIPLFGVCLGHQSIGEAFGGNVVRCHEIVHGKMGEIYHEGKGVFAGLPSPLQGTRYHSLVVDRATLPDCLEVTAELKDGTIMGLRHKTLPIEGVQFHPESIRSEHGHDMFRTFLTQLKEDALA, via the coding sequence ATGCTGCTTCTGATCGATAATTACGACAGTTTCACCTACAATCTCGTGCATTACATCGGCGAATTGGGGTGGCAAGCCAATGTGGTACGTAACGATGCGCTGAACGTGCAGGAGGCCATGGCCTTGCGCCCCTCGGGCATCGTCCTGTCCCCCGGCCCCTGCACCCCCGCCGAAGCCGGGATCTGCGTCCCGCTGGTGCACGCCGCTGCTGAGGCGGGCATTCCGCTGTTCGGCGTCTGTCTCGGGCATCAATCCATCGGCGAAGCCTTCGGCGGCAATGTCGTGCGCTGTCATGAAATCGTGCATGGCAAGATGGGCGAAATCTACCACGAAGGCAAAGGCGTCTTTGCCGGTCTGCCCTCGCCATTGCAGGGCACGCGCTATCACAGCCTCGTGGTGGATCGCGCCACCCTGCCCGACTGTCTGGAGGTCACGGCCGAGCTGAAAGACGGCACGATCATGGGGCTACGCCACAAAACCCTGCCCATTGAGGGCGTGCAATTTCATCCTGAAAGCATTCGGTCCGAGCATGGCCACGACATGTTCCGCACCTTCCTGACCCAATTGAAAGAGGACGCTTTGGCATGA
- a CDS encoding divergent polysaccharide deacetylase family protein: MGRGVISGLIFGAIASFAFLLAVNEVAPPVHLVEPALPEVASPTPAPESTPAEAETEQAPDLSADLPSAEPDRSGAQPDVNTPEADIEAVPETSEQAAPAPDVVTAQGPQDTGVVEGNAPTAPSEESPVLVPPQVMAPEAAAPDSLPQVDQTNVPELTPLPDGADQAPVMPESPQLDLETPAMIAPDAAAQDTPAEEGAQDAGVSASVVPFTERPDPRKSTRLPSIGSAGETEMAAAEPPVVVADDLPALLAYSAEYDRTPAGPIMSIILVDIGDLGPADAMLSQLPFPVSYAVDVLGADAGARALEYRDQGLEVLAMVSLPEGATPQDAAVTLSQAEDLIPVSIGFLDVPSGSFQASRQVAAEVVASARDSGRGVVSFPRGLNALEQEAQRSDAPMALVFRDFDGKGQDIAAMKRFLDQAAFRAGIDSKIVLVGRSKPDTIQALAEWALGSRAAAVSIVPLSYLLTH, from the coding sequence ATGGGGCGCGGAGTTATTTCAGGGCTGATTTTCGGGGCTATTGCGAGCTTCGCCTTTCTTCTTGCAGTGAACGAGGTGGCACCTCCCGTGCACCTCGTGGAGCCAGCGCTGCCCGAGGTCGCAAGCCCGACCCCGGCGCCAGAGAGCACGCCTGCAGAGGCCGAGACGGAGCAAGCCCCGGATCTGAGCGCGGATCTGCCGTCGGCGGAACCGGATCGTTCCGGTGCGCAGCCGGATGTGAACACCCCAGAAGCTGATATTGAAGCCGTGCCGGAGACCTCTGAACAGGCGGCGCCTGCGCCCGATGTTGTGACGGCACAGGGCCCGCAGGACACGGGCGTTGTGGAGGGGAATGCCCCCACGGCGCCGAGCGAGGAAAGTCCGGTTCTGGTGCCGCCGCAGGTCATGGCGCCCGAGGCCGCTGCGCCCGACAGCCTGCCGCAGGTCGACCAGACCAATGTGCCGGAGCTTACCCCCTTGCCGGATGGCGCCGATCAGGCCCCGGTGATGCCGGAGAGCCCGCAACTGGATTTGGAAACGCCCGCCATGATCGCGCCGGATGCCGCGGCACAAGACACCCCGGCAGAAGAGGGTGCGCAAGACGCGGGGGTCAGCGCCTCGGTCGTGCCCTTCACCGAGCGGCCCGACCCGCGCAAGTCGACGCGTTTGCCTTCGATCGGCAGCGCGGGCGAGACAGAGATGGCGGCGGCAGAACCGCCCGTGGTCGTGGCCGACGATCTGCCCGCGCTTCTGGCCTATTCGGCGGAATACGACCGCACGCCGGCGGGGCCGATAATGAGCATCATTCTGGTCGATATCGGGGACCTTGGACCTGCGGATGCCATGCTGTCGCAATTGCCCTTTCCGGTGAGCTATGCGGTGGACGTTCTGGGCGCAGACGCCGGTGCGCGGGCGCTGGAATATCGCGATCAGGGGCTGGAGGTTCTGGCGATGGTGTCGCTGCCCGAAGGGGCAACGCCGCAGGATGCCGCCGTCACCCTGAGTCAGGCCGAAGATCTGATCCCTGTCTCGATTGGCTTTCTGGATGTGCCATCGGGCAGTTTTCAGGCGTCGCGTCAGGTTGCCGCCGAAGTGGTCGCCTCTGCTCGTGACAGCGGGCGCGGGGTGGTCAGCTTTCCGCGTGGGCTGAACGCGCTGGAACAGGAGGCGCAGCGCTCGGATGCGCCGATGGCGCTGGTGTTTCGCGATTTCGACGGCAAGGGCCAGGACATCGCCGCGATGAAGCGGTTCCTCGATCAGGCGGCATTCCGTGCGGGGATCGACAGCAAGATCGTGCTGGTCGGGCGCTCAAAACCCGACACGATTCAGGCGCTGGCCGAATGGGCGTTGGGGTCGCGGGCAGCGGCTGTGTCGATCGTGCCGCTATCCTATCTGTTGACCCATTGA
- a CDS encoding DUF2189 domain-containing protein, protein MDMEHAPGMSAAAPVPEVARLCFDDLRAALRAGMQDFRRAPAFGLFFSAIYVLIGVGFLSFGAGTVMWTFALSLAFPLFAPFAAVGLYEVSRRLEAGQPLIWSEVLGVVLAEKDRQIPWMGAIIVIYVLFWSFLAHMIFALFMGLSVMTNISSSYDVFLTTSGLSMIAVELVVGGVLAFILFSLTVTSLPHLLDKEVDFVTAMLVSLRVVRENPGVMLIWAGLIATLSVLAMMPVFLGLFLVLPIFGHATWHLYRRALI, encoded by the coding sequence ATGGATATGGAACACGCGCCAGGCATGAGTGCTGCGGCGCCCGTGCCGGAAGTGGCACGGCTTTGCTTTGACGACCTGCGCGCGGCCTTGCGCGCAGGCATGCAGGATTTCCGGCGCGCACCGGCGTTTGGATTGTTTTTTTCGGCGATCTACGTGTTGATTGGCGTCGGCTTTCTCAGCTTTGGGGCGGGGACGGTCATGTGGACTTTCGCGCTGTCGCTGGCCTTTCCACTGTTCGCCCCTTTCGCTGCGGTGGGGCTTTACGAGGTGTCGCGGCGGCTGGAAGCCGGCCAGCCGCTGATCTGGTCCGAAGTTCTAGGTGTGGTGCTGGCCGAAAAGGATCGGCAGATCCCCTGGATGGGGGCGATCATCGTCATCTATGTGCTGTTCTGGTCCTTTCTGGCCCATATGATCTTTGCGCTGTTCATGGGGCTGAGCGTGATGACCAATATCTCAAGCTCCTATGATGTTTTTCTGACCACAAGCGGGCTGAGCATGATCGCCGTGGAGCTGGTCGTCGGGGGTGTTCTGGCCTTCATCCTGTTTTCGCTGACGGTCACCAGCCTGCCGCATCTGCTGGACAAGGAGGTGGATTTCGTCACCGCCATGCTGGTGTCCCTGCGCGTGGTGCGGGAAAATCCCGGCGTCATGCTGATCTGGGCGGGGTTGATCGCGACCCTGTCGGTTCTGGCGATGATGCCTGTGTTCTTGGGGCTGTTTCTGGTCCTGCCGATCTTTGGCCATGCCACATGGCATCTCTATCGCCGGGCGTTGATTTAA
- a CDS encoding polymer-forming cytoskeletal protein → MFSKSRINEPGPKQGEDVKNSDATATKTAAPKSTTPDYAKSAPKAKPPASVLSSDLTVVGNLKTSGDIQIEGTVEGDIRAHLLTVGESAMIKGEVMADDVVVNGRVVGRVRGLKVRLTSTAKVEGDIIHKTIAIESGAHFEGSVQRADDPLGGAKPATAPAAPKSE, encoded by the coding sequence ATGTTTTCTAAAAGCAGAATCAACGAACCGGGCCCCAAACAGGGTGAGGACGTTAAAAATTCCGACGCCACGGCGACAAAGACCGCAGCGCCGAAAAGCACAACGCCTGACTACGCGAAATCCGCGCCCAAGGCGAAGCCCCCGGCTTCCGTGCTGTCCTCTGACCTGACGGTCGTGGGCAATCTCAAAACCTCCGGTGACATCCAGATCGAAGGCACCGTCGAAGGCGACATCCGTGCCCATCTTCTGACGGTCGGCGAAAGCGCGATGATCAAAGGCGAAGTGATGGCCGACGATGTTGTCGTCAATGGTCGTGTCGTGGGCCGCGTGCGTGGCCTGAAGGTGCGTCTGACCTCGACCGCGAAAGTCGAAGGCGACATCATCCACAAAACCATCGCCATCGAATCCGGCGCCCATTTCGAAGGCTCCGTGCAGCGTGCCGACGACCCGCTTGGGGGCGCGAAACCTGCGACCGCTCCGGCCGCACCGAAAAGCGAATAA
- a CDS encoding M23 family metallopeptidase: protein MGHEDGFGQLMMRQLNQLLERRFPERRVFLRSDNDTRYLRLSPTTQVVAVTGVTIMAVWMIIASAILLMDSIGSGTLRDQAGRDLALFETRVAELAHERDMRAEEAAAAQARFNTALKQISSMQSELLASEERVRELEKGVDVAQANLRRALQDRDEALAGEQELLAKLNGTGDSVTGMTPQEVEATVDVLADALASTAQERDEMVMAADQALRQADVLETDLRLMEEKNDRIFSQLEDAVTVSVAPLDKMFKAAGMDPDHLIATVRRGYSGQGGPLTPITFSTKGGLVDPDSMRANAIIDRMDQLNLYRIAAQKAPFSLPIKNSFRYTSGFGPRWGRMHEGTDFAAAYGTPIYATADGVVTFAGWSSGYGRLVKIQHEFGIETRYAHQSKLLVKVGQRVSRGEQIGAMGNSGRSTGTHLHYEIRVGGKAVNPMTYIKAANDVF, encoded by the coding sequence ATGGGACATGAGGACGGTTTTGGCCAGCTAATGATGAGACAGCTCAACCAACTGCTTGAGCGCAGGTTCCCCGAGCGCCGGGTGTTTCTGCGGTCCGACAACGACACGCGCTATCTTCGCCTTTCACCAACGACACAGGTCGTGGCGGTCACCGGGGTGACCATCATGGCAGTCTGGATGATCATCGCATCTGCGATCCTGCTGATGGACAGCATCGGATCGGGCACGTTGCGCGATCAGGCCGGACGCGATCTGGCCCTTTTTGAGACCCGCGTCGCCGAGCTTGCCCATGAACGCGACATGCGCGCCGAAGAGGCCGCCGCCGCTCAGGCCCGCTTCAACACCGCGCTGAAACAGATTTCTTCGATGCAGTCCGAATTGCTCGCCTCCGAGGAGCGCGTGCGCGAATTGGAAAAAGGCGTCGACGTTGCGCAGGCCAACCTGCGACGCGCCCTGCAGGACCGCGACGAAGCTCTGGCCGGAGAGCAGGAGCTTCTGGCCAAGCTAAACGGCACCGGCGACAGCGTGACCGGCATGACCCCGCAAGAGGTCGAAGCCACCGTGGACGTTCTGGCCGATGCGCTCGCCAGCACCGCACAGGAACGCGACGAAATGGTCATGGCCGCCGATCAGGCCCTGCGTCAGGCCGATGTTCTCGAAACTGACCTGCGCCTGATGGAAGAGAAAAACGACAGGATCTTTTCGCAACTTGAAGATGCCGTCACCGTCTCTGTGGCCCCGCTCGACAAGATGTTCAAAGCGGCAGGCATGGACCCCGACCATCTGATCGCCACGGTCCGCCGGGGGTATTCCGGTCAGGGTGGCCCGCTGACGCCGATCACCTTTTCGACCAAGGGCGGATTAGTCGACCCGGATTCGATGCGCGCCAATGCGATCATCGACCGGATGGATCAATTGAACCTCTATCGTATCGCCGCCCAGAAGGCGCCCTTCTCGCTGCCGATCAAGAACAGCTTCCGCTACACTTCGGGCTTCGGGCCGCGCTGGGGCCGCATGCATGAGGGCACGGATTTCGCCGCCGCCTACGGCACGCCGATTTATGCCACCGCCGACGGGGTCGTGACCTTCGCAGGCTGGTCGTCCGGGTATGGCCGTCTGGTGAAGATCCAGCATGAATTCGGAATTGAAACCCGCTACGCGCACCAGTCCAAACTTCTCGTGAAAGTTGGGCAAAGGGTCTCGCGCGGCGAACAAATCGGTGCTATGGGGAATTCCGGCCGCTCCACTGGCACCCATCTCCACTACGAAATCCGAGTGGGTGGTAAGGCCGTGAACCCGATGACCTATATTAAGGCTGCCAACGATGTTTTCTAA
- a CDS encoding macro domain-containing protein, protein MHTITGDLIALAQAGRFDVIVHGCNCFHAMGAGIARSIAANFPAALAADQATAYGSRDKLGTLSQAEVRCGNHRLVIVNAYTQFDWKFDRKSPGPLVDYSAVERCFQTIAARYRDARIGYPKIGAGLAGGDWAVLAPIIDRALDGSDHTLVVLPK, encoded by the coding sequence ATGCATACCATCACAGGCGATCTGATCGCGCTTGCGCAGGCGGGGCGGTTCGACGTGATCGTCCATGGCTGCAACTGTTTTCACGCCATGGGCGCCGGGATCGCCAGGTCGATTGCGGCGAACTTTCCCGCTGCCCTGGCCGCAGATCAGGCCACCGCCTATGGCAGCCGCGACAAGCTGGGCACCCTCTCGCAGGCAGAGGTCCGATGTGGCAACCACAGGCTCGTCATCGTCAACGCCTACACCCAATTCGACTGGAAATTTGACCGTAAGTCCCCCGGACCGTTGGTGGACTATTCCGCTGTGGAGCGCTGCTTTCAGACCATCGCCGCGCGCTATCGTGACGCGCGGATCGGATATCCGAAGATCGGGGCCGGTCTTGCGGGGGGCGACTGGGCCGTTCTCGCCCCGATCATCGACCGCGCCCTAGATGGTAGCGATCACACTCTGGTGGTTCTGCCGAAGTGA
- a CDS encoding ferritin-like domain-containing protein encodes MSLSLAQMAEAVLRIADGREKTALSHRYAAMWRDSRAAGTPIPLGTAHPPMQPARPDRPELLNPRDVPKRKPGSPEGRIAILHAIAHIELNAVDLHWDIIARFTDIDMPLGFYDDWVKSADEESKHFNLVCDRLEALGSFYGALPAHAGMWRAAENTARDIMGRLAVVPMVLEARGLDVTPGMIRIFQSAKDPDTVAALDVIYAEEVGHVAYGAKWFNFLCGRASIDPKEEFHSLVRRYFPGGTKAPFNDEKRAEAGLPPDFYWPLSEELPAAWS; translated from the coding sequence ATGAGCCTGTCACTGGCCCAAATGGCCGAGGCGGTGTTGCGCATTGCCGATGGCCGCGAAAAGACCGCCCTGTCCCATCGCTATGCCGCGATGTGGCGTGACAGCCGGGCGGCAGGAACGCCGATCCCGCTCGGCACCGCCCATCCGCCGATGCAACCAGCGCGCCCGGATAGGCCGGAGCTCTTGAACCCGCGCGACGTGCCCAAACGCAAACCCGGCAGCCCCGAAGGCCGCATCGCGATTTTGCACGCCATCGCCCATATCGAACTGAATGCCGTGGATCTGCACTGGGACATCATCGCGCGCTTCACCGACATCGATATGCCGCTGGGGTTTTATGATGACTGGGTGAAATCGGCGGATGAGGAAAGCAAGCATTTCAACCTCGTCTGTGACCGGCTGGAAGCACTGGGATCCTTCTATGGCGCCCTGCCTGCCCATGCCGGCATGTGGCGTGCCGCCGAAAACACCGCTAGGGACATCATGGGACGCCTCGCGGTCGTGCCCATGGTGCTGGAGGCCCGCGGGCTGGATGTCACGCCCGGTATGATCCGGATTTTCCAGTCTGCCAAGGACCCCGACACCGTCGCTGCCCTTGATGTGATCTATGCCGAAGAGGTTGGACATGTGGCCTATGGCGCGAAATGGTTCAACTTTCTCTGCGGCCGCGCGAGCATCGATCCGAAAGAGGAATTTCACAGCCTTGTGCGCCGGTATTTCCCGGGCGGCACCAAAGCGCCTTTCAACGACGAAAAACGCGCCGAGGCGGGTTTGCCGCCGGATTTCTACTGGCCGCTCTCTGAAGAGCTGCCTGCCGCCTGGAGCTAA
- the bcp gene encoding thioredoxin-dependent thiol peroxidase: protein MLAQGAKAPDFTLPRDGGSDVTLSDLRGQKIVLYFYPKDNTPGCTTEALDFTALKQEFDAAGVAVFGISKDSVKKHENFCAKHSLGIPLLSDAEGTVCEDYGVWAEKKMYGKTFWGIVRATFLIEEDGTIAQVWPKVKVTGHAQEVLEVARA from the coding sequence ATGCTCGCTCAAGGCGCAAAAGCCCCCGATTTCACCCTGCCCCGTGACGGCGGCAGCGACGTCACCCTGTCGGATCTGCGCGGCCAGAAGATCGTCCTGTATTTCTACCCCAAGGACAACACCCCCGGCTGCACCACTGAGGCGCTCGACTTCACCGCGCTGAAGCAAGAGTTCGACGCCGCCGGCGTGGCGGTGTTCGGCATCTCCAAGGACAGCGTCAAGAAACACGAAAATTTCTGCGCCAAACACAGCCTGGGCATTCCGCTTTTGTCCGATGCCGAAGGCACCGTCTGCGAAGACTACGGCGTCTGGGCCGAGAAAAAGATGTATGGCAAGACCTTCTGGGGCATCGTACGCGCCACCTTCCTGATCGAGGAAGACGGCACCATTGCGCAGGTCTGGCCCAAGGTTAAAGTTACTGGCCACGCGCAAGAGGTTCTTGAGGTCGCCCGCGCATGA
- a CDS encoding AsmA-like C-terminal region-containing protein, which produces MTERPDPDPEQTPKERPETLPEESPVATAEPSPAKPLRARRPRAHRIGIWSLVVMALISLLLGVAFLAFTGRQITFPDALTDRIEATINHDLNGPKVSIGQIVAVVDRNFVPRVTARNVGLIDGSGAEIARLNTLRAVLSKEALMARQLRPDTLRLSGAQIVVRRRADGTMALDFGGARGAVGSAAEVLEAVDRAFSTDPLSDIRQVEARDVTVSLEDARSGRVWQATDAGVTLRNSDASLNLALSFELFNGTEDLSDIEMSFSLDKSSLATVMALDITQAPTQDFALQSPALSFLSVVHAPLSASMRVEIDGTGKLSRYTGTMEIGAGQIVAAEGAPPLEFQGGKGYFDYDPREERIEFPQFNLSTDALSLRGAGHILLSDFVNTWPQTFTGQWQFSDIRIASEGLFDQPVGFDRGMADIKMTLNPFRLDIGGLDLAQGDTWLRGSARAQATSDGWTVGADLAADSLSGAALLALWPPAAAAKTRTWIAQNMYEVTYHDLNAAIRVRPDQPKPSFAVDWSFDDLNMRFMKTQPPVTGGRGYGAIFGNAMTVTLEGGMIAAPSGGDIDVAGTVLRIPDITQKPARMEIGLRTESRIEAAMALMAAPPFSILENAPYGPDVAEGDAQLRGRIELPLIKKVMPTDVNYLLQGRLQGVRSEQLMRGQVLAADDLAVTVDPAGLTIAGDVRIGQAKAAGQWHKAFGPEHKGVSQVTGTVTLDQAFLDTFKIGLPAGMVQGATTGEMTVDLRRGEVPRFAMSSNLSGLRLTVPGLGWGKPAGTQGRLEVAGTAGPVPRVSSLTLSGAGLEARGGQVLLTDAKTLDRLSFERVTIGNWLDVPVTVIGQGAGQPVRIDISGGSLNLARASFGGGGSSGAAAAIPVQVALDHLYLSEGLDLRNASAKLSVGRGVTGSFEGLLNGRGPLTGTIAPGAHGVTIAASSQNAGAVVAAMGVLQEASGGTLGLRLTALPEKGSYDGSVLIENIRVQSAPTLAELLSAVSVVGLIEQMTGEGGLLFSTVKADFHLRPGRLTIRDGSAEGPSLGISVEGLYDTVAKTVDLQGVVSPIYFLNALGQVVARQGEGLFGFTYTLKGVAKSPAVGVNPLSLLAPGALRDLFRSKPAGDD; this is translated from the coding sequence ATGACCGAACGTCCCGATCCGGACCCAGAGCAGACACCGAAGGAGCGGCCCGAAACGTTGCCCGAGGAGTCCCCTGTGGCGACCGCAGAACCGTCCCCGGCCAAGCCGCTGCGGGCCCGGCGTCCACGTGCGCATCGTATCGGCATCTGGTCGCTGGTGGTGATGGCGCTGATCTCGCTGTTGTTGGGGGTGGCCTTTCTGGCGTTCACGGGACGGCAGATCACCTTTCCCGATGCGCTGACAGACCGGATCGAGGCTACAATCAATCATGACTTGAATGGGCCGAAAGTATCGATCGGGCAGATCGTGGCTGTGGTGGACCGCAACTTTGTACCCCGGGTCACGGCGCGCAATGTCGGGCTGATCGATGGCTCTGGCGCCGAGATCGCGCGGCTGAACACCCTGCGCGCGGTGCTGTCGAAAGAGGCGCTGATGGCACGGCAGTTGCGGCCGGACACTCTGCGCCTGTCGGGGGCGCAGATCGTGGTGCGGCGGCGTGCCGATGGGACGATGGCACTGGATTTCGGCGGCGCGCGTGGTGCGGTGGGGTCCGCTGCAGAGGTGCTCGAAGCCGTTGACCGGGCCTTTTCAACCGATCCGTTGTCCGACATCCGGCAGGTCGAGGCGCGGGATGTGACGGTGTCCCTGGAAGACGCCCGCTCAGGCCGGGTCTGGCAGGCCACGGATGCCGGTGTCACCCTGCGCAATTCTGATGCCAGTTTGAATCTGGCGCTGAGTTTCGAACTGTTCAACGGCACCGAGGATCTGTCGGACATTGAAATGTCCTTTTCCTTGGATAAGTCGTCTTTGGCCACGGTGATGGCGCTCGATATTACCCAGGCGCCGACGCAGGATTTCGCGCTGCAAAGTCCGGCCCTGTCCTTCCTGTCCGTGGTGCACGCGCCACTGTCGGCCTCGATGCGTGTTGAGATCGACGGCACGGGCAAGCTGTCGCGTTACACCGGTACGATGGAGATCGGCGCCGGCCAGATCGTGGCCGCAGAAGGCGCCCCGCCGCTGGAGTTTCAGGGGGGCAAAGGCTATTTCGATTACGACCCGCGCGAAGAACGTATCGAGTTCCCGCAGTTCAATCTGAGCACCGATGCGCTCAGCCTGCGCGGAGCGGGGCACATCCTCCTCAGTGATTTCGTCAACACCTGGCCGCAGACCTTTACCGGGCAATGGCAGTTTTCCGACATCCGGATCGCCTCCGAGGGGCTGTTTGATCAGCCGGTCGGCTTTGATCGCGGCATGGCGGATATCAAGATGACCCTGAACCCCTTTCGGCTCGACATCGGTGGGCTGGATCTGGCACAGGGCGACACATGGTTGCGGGGATCGGCGCGGGCGCAGGCCACAAGCGACGGCTGGACCGTGGGGGCGGATCTTGCGGCTGACAGCCTGTCGGGGGCCGCGCTTCTGGCGCTCTGGCCCCCGGCGGCGGCGGCCAAGACCCGGACATGGATCGCCCAGAATATGTATGAGGTCACCTATCACGATCTCAACGCCGCCATCCGCGTGCGTCCGGACCAGCCGAAGCCGAGTTTTGCGGTCGACTGGAGTTTCGATGATCTGAACATGCGGTTCATGAAGACACAGCCGCCTGTGACCGGGGGGCGCGGCTACGGCGCGATTTTCGGCAATGCCATGACCGTCACGCTGGAAGGTGGCATGATTGCGGCGCCCTCGGGCGGGGACATAGATGTGGCCGGGACGGTGCTGCGCATCCCAGATATCACGCAAAAGCCAGCCCGGATGGAGATCGGCCTGCGCACGGAGTCGCGCATTGAGGCGGCGATGGCGCTGATGGCAGCACCGCCGTTTTCGATCCTGGAAAACGCTCCCTATGGTCCGGATGTGGCCGAAGGCGATGCGCAATTGCGGGGCCGGATCGAATTGCCGCTGATCAAAAAGGTGATGCCGACGGATGTGAACTATCTCTTGCAGGGGCGCCTGCAAGGGGTGCGCTCGGAACAGTTGATGAGGGGGCAGGTTCTGGCCGCGGACGATCTGGCTGTAACCGTCGATCCGGCAGGGCTGACCATTGCCGGGGATGTGCGCATCGGACAGGCCAAGGCCGCTGGCCAGTGGCACAAGGCCTTCGGCCCCGAACACAAAGGCGTGTCTCAGGTCACGGGTACGGTGACATTGGATCAGGCCTTTCTCGACACGTTCAAAATCGGCCTGCCTGCGGGCATGGTGCAAGGGGCAACAACGGGCGAGATGACGGTTGATCTGCGCAGGGGGGAGGTGCCCCGCTTTGCCATGAGTTCAAACCTGTCTGGTCTGCGTCTGACAGTGCCGGGTCTTGGCTGGGGCAAGCCGGCAGGCACGCAGGGTCGGCTGGAGGTCGCGGGCACGGCGGGGCCGGTGCCCCGGGTCAGCTCGCTCACGCTGTCCGGCGCGGGACTGGAGGCGCGCGGCGGGCAGGTGCTTTTGACCGACGCGAAAACGCTGGACCGGCTCAGCTTTGAACGTGTGACAATCGGCAACTGGCTGGATGTTCCGGTCACGGTGATCGGGCAGGGGGCAGGTCAGCCGGTGCGGATCGATATTTCCGGCGGTAGCCTTAATCTGGCGCGGGCCAGTTTCGGCGGCGGAGGCAGCTCTGGGGCGGCGGCGGCAATCCCGGTTCAGGTGGCTTTGGATCACCTCTATCTGTCCGAAGGGCTCGACCTGCGCAACGCCTCTGCAAAGCTTTCGGTCGGGCGCGGGGTGACGGGGTCGTTTGAGGGGCTTTTAAACGGGCGGGGGCCGCTTACGGGGACGATTGCACCCGGCGCGCATGGGGTGACCATTGCGGCCAGTTCGCAAAACGCGGGGGCGGTGGTCGCCGCCATGGGGGTCTTGCAAGAGGCCAGCGGCGGCACGCTGGGCCTGCGGTTGACCGCCTTGCCCGAGAAGGGCAGCTATGACGGCTCCGTGCTGATCGAAAACATCCGTGTGCAATCGGCGCCAACACTGGCCGAACTCCTCTCGGCGGTTTCGGTCGTGGGACTGATCGAACAGATGACAGGGGAGGGTGGCTTGCTCTTTTCCACCGTGAAAGCTGATTTCCATTTGCGCCCCGGTCGGTTGACCATTCGCGATGGGTCGGCCGAAGGTCCCTCGCTTGGCATTTCCGTGGAGGGGCTTTATGACACCGTCGCGAAGACAGTGGATTTGCAAGGCGTCGTGTCGCCGATCTATTTCCTGAATGCTCTGGGGCAAGTGGTTGCGCGCCAGGGGGAAGGTTTGTTCGGCTTCACCTATACGCTGAAAGGTGTGGCAAAATCCCCGGCAGTTGGGGTCAACCCGCTGTCGCTCTTGGCGCCCGGGGCCTTGCGGGATTTGTTCCGCAGCAAGCCTGCGGGCGATGATTAA